From the Populus nigra chromosome 13, ddPopNigr1.1, whole genome shotgun sequence genome, the window tttaaaaaaaagaaacatgaaacTCGCCAGGCTCGAAAAAGTCTAGAAAAACAAGCGAGCAAGCAGGTTTTATGGGAGTGTTGATTTCGTGTGGCATCGATTGCGTGCGCGCGTCCGCATTTCGAGAAGCGCGTTGCCTCCTCATCAAATCCcttgttaataaaatatcacttcCAGTCGGCGTTGGTGGATTCCATTTGTGAACCGGCTATCCCCGGTTAACTCCCAAATACTCAATCAATGGCCCCACAAATAGTTACTTTTCTTGGTTTTATCCggttagtttaaaaaaaaaaccatttttcacTCAACAAATGTAGATTTCTTctgatcaaaatttaaataagattcTATAGCCGGATCAGTGGTATAcctgtgtttttttatcaaaaaaatattattttgcgAGTTTATCtggaaacataataaaaaatattttttaatatatataaaaaatatttttattagtaatattttaaaacaattcaaaaacacaaagcacAATAAAATCACATTTTTAAACATTTCTTTAATATGTTTATGAAAAAGGAAATTCTAATAGTTTGTTCATTAATTCGAGGGCGGAATAATATAAtgaataacaaatttatttaccgTCGTGGAAATCAAACcttaaagtataaaaataatgtaaaatttTGGAAATATAATCCAATTATGTAAACAGTCTCAACCttatcattaaatatattttcttacatCGTAAGCTTCATAAAACTAccaattaaaaacttttaatcaTTTTCAAAGTCTTCCatccatatataaatatttccaTTTAAACCCTCTACTTTTGTTTTAGCAAAAAGAACATATTTTTCACCGAGTGTTTTCACAGAGATTAATTAATCTCTATTGAAAAGTCAAGAGATAAgataatatgaaattaaaaccgATAAAAAGATGAGTTTTTCTTCGAATAGCGTGCGTTAGGAGTGATTCGATTTCTGTTAGGCAGTCTCCACCAACTTTCAGTGTCTAGTTAAAGTAGAGGGTGTAGAGATGCCTCGATAGGCCTCTGTGTGTATGTGATTAGCTGTTTATTAGGTGGAGGTGGGGGGCGCAAATCATGAGGAGAAGTGTTCTCGATATTGTGCATTAATGCACTGTGCAAGTTGTAGTTAGGTAGAATAATCTTGCGGGTGCTAGCTTTCTCTGGAGCCAACAAGAGGTCAAGAACAAAGGGTTCGGTCATGCTCCTATGAGGCTTCCACCGAATTTAACCTAGATGTGTGGTCATGCATGACACCTCTGAAAGCTTGGTAAACGACAAGGTATCATGTGATCGAGCATTGGCTTCAAATTACGTGATCTTTTACGTGTTTACATGGTAAgtgaatttattatttgaatttaatacaAACTATTTTGTGGGATTTTTTCTCATAAACACATCAATGATTCGGATATAAATTGTCTAATCAGGGCTCCATGATTGacgaaacaaaagaaaaaccatgtATCGTGATTTAAGGGCCATGATGGTATGCAAGATTGCTATAAGAGAGGCAATCCCtaaaatcatatcaataaaagatttaatctcaatcatctatatattttttaactttatggGTTTGGAATTTGATGGCATGGCGGTAAATGTTTCAGAACTCTGTCAAATGTCGACATatatattccatcggtaataataatagtaaacaCCAACGGAATATTTCGTCAGTAATTATAGCATAGGTGGTAATTGTTTGACAATTCTCGATAAAATATCGACGGCCGGTTTTCATCGGTAaggtttcatatatatatatatatatatatatatatatatatatatatatatatatatatatatatatataatcaaactacttaaaatcatatatttgaataaaagaTTTATTCTCAATTGATATATAAGCTTtctttttcatgataaaaaaaaaaacatttattccACAGTTCTTTCGTTAAATTTAGGTGATTTTAAAAGAAGTGCTCgtgtaaattaatataatttatcatctattaaataaaatataaaaaatgaagatcGATAAAGAAGACGGTGAAATTGTCATATTGGGCAACCCAAAATCCACGCAAGTCTCAGGATATGTATGGAAAATAATTATTCGATAGAATACTCAACTTTCATGGCACAATGTAATGTATTCAGCCATGTTCCCCTTGCATTTGACTCAATCCATGAGTCGGCGATCAAGATATATGGTGCAAGGAAGGTGAGTTAGGCAAGGCAAAGTGTCTGGACAGGTTGCAAAGCGTCTGattctttttcaagaaaaaaaaagatggtaaAAAGGCGATAGTATTTTTTGGATGCTTTAGTTTGCCGACCAATTTCTTAGAAAAGGGTTTGCCCACACGCAACCCTGTCATGAAATGTCAAGATTTAATGGCTGCTGAATTGGTTTTAGTGCAAGCCATTAGAAAGTCAACGatttgacaaaaacaaatataaaattcagaATATACTCAACATTTTTTATGACCATGGTTGACCTAACTCTCACCTCCTCCGAGCATGAAGGGTTCCGGGGTCAAACGGGTCAACTAAATGACCCAGCGGAGCAAGATGTTGAAATATGGTACGTGCACGAGTAATTGACAAGAACATAACCTTTGtcaagattttgaatttttttttttccaaatatgtGTAAGTTTTAAGAATACaagaaaaacatcattaatAATGGTAGCAATAATCGTGATCATCGGATTCAACTCAGAATTTGAGTTATTCAAAGACCGAGTCTAtccttttttgttcaaaatgaCTCAGTGTAGCAAAATGTTGAAATATGGTAACATGCATGAGTAGTTGACAAGAATATAGCCTTTGtggagattttgatttttttttcctttcaaatactTCTaagttttaagaaaagaaaaatattattaataacagCAGTAATATTCATGGTTGTAgggtttgatttaaaatttaaaataatttctttttattttttttaaataatttaagttgataAAGTTGGATTTGGATTAGGTTTGATGAGTTataaatttgagtttattaaatcaatttttataaccatgataataatttatgtaaacatttttatcttaattaactGTGaattcttgattaaaaaaatataaaatttacaaagaaatttaagttaaaaaaagttCATTGAATTAGAGGAGAACCTAACCCCTATAATTGCCACACCACGTGGCTCTTTTGACACAttgaattcataaattaatcGTGCCAATTCCAAaacagatttatttatttattaattctaaAGATAAGATGGATCGATGCTCTAAAGCTATTTAGAGATGGCTCGATCGgtccttttcttaaaaaaaaataaatggaaaataaatggCTTGATCTTAAAGCCAAATATCGAAACAGATCGAAGTGGTGGGGATCCCCTTAATTAGGACCACCATTTTAATTAAGCTTAATTAAATACTTCAAGAGGTGGTCGATCACCCTACAGCTAGGATGGGCGTGTCTTAATCCCTCCATTGAATTAACTAGTCATTCTCAGGAGAGAGGGAGAAGCCATCTAATTACGATGGCGGTTTGAAaatgtagttgttttttaaagtattttttatgttaaaatatattaaaataataattttttatttttaaaaaattatttttaaaatcagtatattaaaaagatttaaaatatacaaaaaatttaaatttttataaaacatgatttGTACCACGTTTGGTGCTGACATTCtctttttcatttactttttaattaatgataaacCATTTTTCATATGTATGGAATTGTTATTTACCCAATGTTGGATTAACTACTTGGTTAATCAATTAAAAGCTGCCCATTTAACATTTTGCATGGAAAATTAGCTCTCGCGGGTCATCGAAACAATTATGgccattatttttatcaaaaagaaattgtttcgttctaaaaaaaatcttagtgcTGACTCGGTAAGATTTGACCGAATAAGTTGTAGATAGTgggttgaaaaagaaaattgataatcACCGAAGAAATATGTTTAAGTTATATTTCCGTCAAAATTCAATTTACTCACGGATTTGTCGTCACAAAATCTATAGATTCAATGgaataaaatattagattgaATAATTTTAGGGGTAACTCTTGAATTTACTAGTTCGAGTtgttattaaagatttatatagtcattaatttCAGAATTTAAAATTCTCACAAATTTGTCGATGAAAAACACCTGATTATCTATATAGatattgaatgaaataaaatattagattgaATAACTTTAAGGGACAACTCAACTATTCAAGTattaaaattgctttttaatAATCACGGATTCAAATCATTTCAAGATTATTAAAGGTTTATATTGttgttagttttaaaatttgtgagattaatcaaaatacatGTAAGTTAGCCCAAATAACCatactaacaaaaaaatatatatattaaattgaattaattttcatttggGATCCTTAAAAGGAAATAATTGGTGTTGATGCAGAAGATATCACGTGCAAACCATTTACTCATTTCTATCGAAGTAAATAAATACTTTCCGAGCATTTAAGAGGTTTTGTTTTTCTGGCATTGAAGATGGCCTGAAAAAGCAAGCAGTGGGCCATGAAAGCTACAAAATATTTTGCCACTCTCCTTAAACAAGCTTTTAATCTCCTCTGCTCAATTACTTGTTTGTCaatcaattaatatttgtatttattgcCATGAAGCTGCTAGGGCGTTATCGTTACTCTACAGAGAAAAATAAAGCCAGGAGCAGTTGATTGCTCCAAGTTTCTGTCTTGGAAGTAAAGACTGTGGCAAGAAGACAATTTTTAATGACattggtttgtttttatattttaaaaatgtttttaaaataattaaaataattatttttattttttattttaatataattaagttgTCGATGATCTTCTAGTTCATTTATAATAaccactagttttttttttgttttttttatcacaaaatcaagaaacatgtATTAGAATCGTTCGCATCTTATGAATCCTTCGTCTTTACTAtaataattagattaattcccAATTATAACATATATAACATTTGACAAATCACCCATATATCAACCTAAAATATAAGTAAAGTTTTgttttatcataattattaagttTAATTTAACTCTGGATATTAAACTGACggtttaataagaaaaatttaaaattcaaagtttaacTTGAATTGATTTCTCATTAAATTAGTCAAGATGTTGACCTATTTGATCTATATAtaggtttttaataattttattcacaTAAATAAAACCGATCTAAACCATGAATTGATCCCATAATCCAACGAATTTGAACCTTAAATTGGGTTTTacaattgtgttttatttgtataaaaatcaTTCACtcttgaaatttcaaaattgatgGCAACATTGAAATTTCCTCtgaacataaaacaaaagagaaatcactttaatttgaagaaaaaaaaaaggtatcaaAGGACTACTAATTTGTACCATGTACAGCTTTTTACCATAAACTAATAAAgtttccaatatttttatatgctgtgaccttaaaatattttaattttatggccAGGGCTTGGCCATTGCAGCcagcttttttatgttttcagtaCTGGTAAAACCGACACCTGTAAGTAAGCAACCGGTTTCAAGACGGAACAGCTACTGGAATTTCGAATCCGGGGGGCCCGAAGGGAGAAAATTTGAAACTAACGGCCCAGGTACCGAAACTTAGCTCAAAGTTCTTCTTCGCTGTTACACGTGTCCGATAGGTCCTTGTCGCTTGCCGTTCTGGATTGCATTTCTTGGGGTTATTGTCTTTGGCTTTTCAGAATAGTTCGTAACTGTCCTGTCAGGTGATCACTGCCTCCTCTCGTATAAAAAAGATCATCTCATCCACACAAGTTTCAGGTTTATCCTCACGTACCTAGCTAAAAGCGTGCGTGCACGCTCCTTGTATTCCAGGTCTTTGGAGTTTTGGACATGACACGTGTCCACATAATTATTGGATTAGATGGTCAAATTCTACAAAACCCCATAAGCTTGTCAGATACTGGATGAAGTGTTCAAATAAAAGAGTAATTGGATATTTTTGAGTTAGAAAATCACTTTTTGCAGACATCAATGTTTATCACCTGCACATGTATATGGTTAGAGgtggttttctttgttcttttttagaattattgaaaaaaattatgaaaaacaaatgatgagGAAGTTAATCTTGGAAAGGAattgatgtgaaaaaaaaatctacaattacttgaattaaaaaaaaaaagagaaaagaacttACAACTGATATCTAGAAAATTAAAGTACGACGATTACAAATTTAGATgtgatatttgattaattcagTAAATCAACTCGATAATTTACAAGTTtgaaatatgatttaaattaatttttttattaattaatttgaaattgacccaataaaatacaaataacatGATAAGTCAACTTGTGACTCAACCAAACCTATATGAACATATTACTATTCAAAGTctaaaaatttttgttttaattctggttcaaaataacatgtttttttcctttaaaataacttttttaggGTAGATCGAAGTTTATTTGTCTACTTACAAATTACTCTGACAAGCATATAACCTAGATTTTGAATTAAGTTTATTACCAGATCAAAtctaataactataattataaatgtataaaataaataaaataagaataattatctttgtattttgtttatataaaatacatataatttttttttcaattaaaaaagagtaaTTTTAGATCAAAATTTGCATCGAAATCAAGATCATGTGAAACAAAATTCTAGTAATATGAAGAGGCATAATGCATTCACATCCACgtattgggaaaaaaaatatgtttattccATATCGATTCAAAATAGGACAATCGTCGCTAGTGAAAGTGGAGATCACGCACTTATAACAACGCGTGGATAATGAATGTCCTAACAAGCAAGTACAAAAGAGTTATAACTTCACATGAACAACAACATCAAAGGGTTAtgtaataacataattaatcaCCGTTGATTTTCTTAAAACAGATCAAATCAAACGGTAAACATTCTCCCTTATATTGTTCATCAAGAATCCTTTCTACCTCGTAagataaaaaaaggaagaaactcTCTTCAATTTCTCTCCATAAACTAACCTGTCCATGCGTTTCTCTTTGTAACCCTAGAAAGGGATTCTTGGAAGAATTCAGCACTAACTCCCCAATGGCATCTGGGTTTTCAAgcggtggtggtggaggaggaggaggaggcggtGGTGGTTTCCAAGATTTCTACACTAATAGATCATCTCTACCCACCATGAACCTCTCAAATAACCCATCATCATTGCATCCTTACAGAACCAACCAAATCTTTCTTGACCAAAATTTGTCTTCTCATAATTATCAACAGATCGCTCAACATAGAGCAATCTTGCCCACAAATATGAACGCAACCACCGCAGCCACCACCACCACGCCAACGTTAATGGGCAAGCGCTCGCTTGCCGATTTTCAATCACCGCCGCAGCAAAACTTGCTAAACCAAGCGGCCCTAAATAACCTTCTCCTTCGGTCTGTAAAGCCgaggattaataacaatttgTTCCAACAAAATACTTCGCCGATTTCAACACTTTCTCCCATTGATTTCTCCGTTAACAACTTGTCTCCTCAACTCCCTAACTTAATGCCTCAACGTTATAGTCTgcctcttcttcaacaacttcGCTCCCaccaacaacagcagcagcagcagcagcgccCCATGAATCTTATGAGTTCTAACGGTGtcatcaacaacaataacaacaacatgaTGCCGTATGTGAATATGTTAAAGAACCAAAACGGAGGAGGAAACGGAGTAGTTATGGGCCAAGATCGGGAGAAAAAGATGCTGAATCAGCTTCAAGAACTGGAAAAACAGCTTTTAGACGACGATGACGACAACCAAGAAGGTGACGATGTAAGTGTTATAACGAACACTAACAGTGAATGGTCTGAGACGATACAGAATCTCATGAGTTCTTGTAATAATCCGATTTCTCCATCGCCCAcctcatcatcttcatcctcaTCTTCGACAGTCACCACGCCGGTTTCGAAACAGACAATAATCGAAGCAGCAACAGCAATTTACGAAGGTAAAACTGATGTTTACCCTGAGATCTTGTCTCGTATCTGTCAGGTTGCGAACCCACGAGGGAATTCTGAACAGAGATTGATGGAATACATGTTGATGGCTTTAAAATCTCGGGTTAATTCTGCTGAAAAAACACCTTCTGTAAGGGAGTTGTACAACAAGGAACATGTAGATGCAACCCAGTCCTTGTATGACTTGTCACCTTGTTTCAAGCTTGGTTTCATGGCTGCCAATCTTGCCATCATTGAGGCCACAAGAGAGCAAGGCCGAGAGATGAATAGCTGCAGCAATGGC encodes:
- the LOC133671312 gene encoding scarecrow-like protein 8 produces the protein MASGFSSGGGGGGGGGGGGFQDFYTNRSSLPTMNLSNNPSSLHPYRTNQIFLDQNLSSHNYQQIAQHRAILPTNMNATTAATTTTPTLMGKRSLADFQSPPQQNLLNQAALNNLLLRSVKPRINNNLFQQNTSPISTLSPIDFSVNNLSPQLPNLMPQRYSLPLLQQLRSHQQQQQQQQRPMNLMSSNGVINNNNNNMMPYVNMLKNQNGGGNGVVMGQDREKKMLNQLQELEKQLLDDDDDNQEGDDVSVITNTNSEWSETIQNLMSSCNNPISPSPTSSSSSSSSTVTTPVSKQTIIEAATAIYEGKTDVYPEILSRICQVANPRGNSEQRLMEYMLMALKSRVNSAEKTPSVRELYNKEHVDATQSLYDLSPCFKLGFMAANLAIIEATREQGREMNSCSNGFHVVDFDIGEGGQYKNLLHALSGLQNLRPAIVKITAVAADSNGGEEKERLGLVGETLSQLAQRLGLSLCFNVVSCRLSELSRESLGCEPEEALAVNFAFKLYRMPDESVSTENPRDELLRRVKGLGPRVVTIVEQEVNTNTAPFMARVNESCSYYGALFDSIDSTMERDSSERARVEEGLGRTIVNSVACEGRDRIERCEVFGKWRARMGMAGFELKPMSQIVAESMKARLSFTNRVNPGFTVKEENGGVCFGWKGKNLTVASAWR